ATCACTATAGCAAAGGGAAGCTTCCTAATGGGATTAGTAGGTTTTTGTTCCCTATGCAGCTTTTGACATTCCTTAGGTATTCTGTCTGGTAGCTCTTCCTGCTATGATTCAGTACAGGAGAATGTTTCAAGCGTGTGCATGTATGTATGTAATGAATCAGCTGGTCTAGGTTGGGGAAGGGTGAGAAAATCAGTCCtggttcattttctttctccagcttACTGTATTGCTATGAAAGTGGGAGATCAGGTTTCCCAAGATAAACCTGCTCTTGGGCAACAAATTTAGACTATGTCATTTGTGAATCTCAccttacaaaaaaataaacgCATGCCAAAGGTAGATGTAATTCTCTGTCCACTGAGCTGTAAATTAaggctttttctctctcatcctATAGTGAATTATAGACACAATTTTTGATATGTAAAACGAACAGCGATTTTgacttttatttatattaaatttttttctttccttatagGTGTGAAAGAAAATGTCGGTCAGCATGCACGAGAATCGCAAGTCCAGGGCCAGCACTGGCTCCATAAACATTTACCTGTTCCACAAGTCATCCTATGCTGATAGTGTCCTTACCCACCTGAACCTCCTGCGTCAGCAGCGTCTCTTCACAGATGTGCTTCTCCATGCTGGAAACAGGTCCTTCCCCTGccacagggcagtgctggctgcctgcagccGCTACTTCGAGGCCATGTTCAGTGGAGGACTGAAAGAGAGCCAGGACAGTGAAGTCAACTTCCACAATTCTATTCACCCAGAAGTCCTGGAGCTTCTTCTGGACTATGCATACTCCTCCAGAGTTATCATCAACGAGGAAAATGCGGAGTCGCTGCTGGAGGCTGGTGACATGCTGGAGTTTCAGGACATTCGGGATGCTTGTGCAGAATTTCTGGAGAAAAACCTTCATCCCACCAACTGTCTTGGTATGCTGCTGCTGTCGGATGCTCATCAGTGTACCAAGCTGTATGAGCTCTCTTGGAGGATGTGCCTTAGCAACTTCCAGAGTATCAGTAAAAGTGAAGACTTCCTCCAGCTGCCAAAAGACATGGTAGTGCAGCTCCTTTCCAGTGAAGAATTAGAAACTGAAGATGAAAGGCTGGTGTATGAATCAGCTATCAACTGGGTCAACTATGACCTGAGTAAGCGTCACTGTtttctgccagagctgctgcagacagtGAGACTGGCCCTCCTGCCAGCCATATACCTTATGGAGAATGTGGCCATGGAAGAACTTATCAccaagcagaggaaaagcaaggagATTGTAGAAGAGTCGATAAGATGCAAGTTGAAGATCTTACAGAATGATGGAGTGGTCACCAGCTTGTGTGCCAGGCCCCGAAAAACTGGCCATTCGCTTTTTCTTTTGGGTGGCCAAACCTTTATGTGTGACAAGCTGTATTTGGTGGATCAGAAGGCAAAGGAGATCATTCCAAAGGCTGACATTCCAAGCCCACGTAAGGAGTTCAGTGCTTGTGCCATAGGCTGCAAAGTGTATATCACTGGGGGACGAGGATCAGAAAATGGAGTCTCCAAGGACGTGTGGGTGTATGACACCCTTCATGAGGAGTGGTCTAAGGCTGCTCCCATGCTGGTAGCTAGGTTTGGCCACGGCTCTGCTGAACTTAAGCACTGTTTGTACGTAGTAGGAGGGCACACTGCAGCAACTGGCTGCCTTCCAGCTTCCCCTTCAGTATCCCTAAAGCAAGTAGAGCAGTATGACCCCGTGACCAACAAATGGACCATGGTTGCCCCGCTGCGAGAGGGAGTGAGCAACGCAGCTGTGGTCAGTGCAAAGCTGAAGCTGTTTGCTTTTGGTGGTACCAGCGTGAGCCATGACAAGCTGCCCAAAGTCCAGTGCTATGATCAGTGTGAAAACAGGTGGACAGTGCCAGCcacctgcccccagccctggcgttacacagctgcagctgttctgGGAAACCAGATTTTTATTATGGGTGGAGACACTGAgttctctgcctgctctgcttaCAAATTCAACAGCGAAGCATACCAGTGGACAAAGGTGGGAGATGTGACGGCGAAGAGAATGAGCTGCCATGCAGTGGCATCTGGGAACAAATTGTACGTGGTCGGAGGCTACTTTGGCATTCAGAGGTGCAAAACCTTGGACTGCTACGATCCCACATTAGATGTGTGGAACAGCATAACAACTGTGCCCTATTCGTTAATTCCCACGGCATTTGTCAGCACGTGGAAGCACCTCCCCTCCTAACTGTGCATGTGTTGGCAATTATGAGTTATCAGGTAAGAAATAATGCCTTTGAGCCTCACTGTAATAATGCTTTTCAAAAaacttttcagcagcagctctgaggagaggTATGTTTGATGCAATTTTATATCTGAATCACCTGAGACACATGTTCACAGGCTATTGTCAGCCAGCCACCGTGTCTGTGACAGCACCAGATCCTGAAGGTAGTTCACCACATATCTTTCATCCACTTTTAGAAGGCTTTTTCCTGCATGATTTGGATGTAAAGGACCGAgcaaaaatagcattttcaaCTTGTGGGGAGATGCAGATAGTGTTTTGGAAAGTGACTCTGGCTCTTAAGTACTAAATGCATGCTAAACAAAGGTTCCAATGCCATTTTTCTGATGACTGAGACTAGGTGACTCTGCATCCAGTAACAGTACCCAAAAAAGATGCAGGAAATTCTGATCTGGAGCCTGATAGTGAATTCACTTGAATTTCCATGCAGGCAGCCTTTAGCTACTGTCTTATGATAGGTGTTTCACAGGGAGTTCAGGCCTGATTTTCAATCTCAGCTAGACAGCGTGGTTGTATCTGCATGGACTAAGGTTGCATTTTCTCCATTGTTACATAttaaaatacaggtttttttcaaaatacttttgcttATATATGTTGAACTAGGTATAGTGTCAGGAAGATGTGTAATTAATATTGCAGCCTGAAATAATTACTAGTCTATGGCACACACTGTTCCAAAACAATTTAATTATACATAATGGGCCAGGCTCTTACCAGATGCAACTTCAGCATTGTATCTTCTCACAAGCAAGTCTGAATTTGGTCTTGCTTGGTTGGTTGTTgtgcatttcttatttttgggaggagaagagaagatttTTGCTAATAATCTGTGTATTTTGCAACAAACCTGGCAGATTCCCATTTCTGTTGTGTTGCTTTCATTCCCCACTTCCTTTTTGTGGCTTTAATACAAAATCAGTTACTTCCAGCCAAATAAATATAGTGATGTCCTTGATCCTAAATAATCGATGCCATGTGAACAgtaggttttttgggggggatttgaGCAGTGCATATTGTACCCTTGAAGGAAGGCAGGTTataagaaaaaggcaaagaaatacAGTTGCAGTAATTAAATAAACTACCCATGTGTCTTTGGGTTACCTAAAAGTTCAGACTGAAGAGGTTCTCCACAATATAGGAAGAAGAACTTGTGTGTAAAGACTTCTCTAGGTTCTTCTGTTTGGGACAGATCAttggggaggttttttggtgttttttgcaGTGGTAGGCCGACTGTTGCAGTAAATGAAAACCCCTGAGGTCTTTGAAGCAGTGTAGATAGTGCAGTTACTCTTGCAGCTGCCTTTCAGTTGACTGAGAGTTTTGATTGAGTAAAGAGCACAAGGCTGGGCCcatgcaaagcagcagctcagctttgAAATCTAGTGTGAAATTGGTCAGTGTTGTGCCATGGTGCTCTTCTCTCAGGTGGTTGTTTGCCTTGAAAACACTACCCCTGTgccctctcccttttcccctctcctctctctcctctccctacTTTGTTTTTCCCAGACTTTTCTTGGGAAAGCACAGCAAACCCTAGAAACTTACCAGGTCCTGGTTACTGGCAGTAATTTCCCCCCTGACAGCAAATGGAAGCCCTCATTTCTGCGTGTCAGCTTCCTCCCTAGCTGGGAACTGCATCTCGATATCTTCAGTTAATTTGTATTATTACTGACTTTATGCGGTTCTCAATGTTATCAGAGCAGCAGTATTGAATGCCCGGACTCAGGTCTGTGCCAAGAAAAATATTGACTTATTCTTCTGAGTCTGACTTAATTGTTCTGGAGTTCA
The genomic region above belongs to Sylvia atricapilla isolate bSylAtr1 chromosome Z, bSylAtr1.pri, whole genome shotgun sequence and contains:
- the ENC1 gene encoding ectoderm-neural cortex protein 1, whose translation is MSVSMHENRKSRASTGSINIYLFHKSSYADSVLTHLNLLRQQRLFTDVLLHAGNRSFPCHRAVLAACSRYFEAMFSGGLKESQDSEVNFHNSIHPEVLELLLDYAYSSRVIINEENAESLLEAGDMLEFQDIRDACAEFLEKNLHPTNCLGMLLLSDAHQCTKLYELSWRMCLSNFQSISKSEDFLQLPKDMVVQLLSSEELETEDERLVYESAINWVNYDLSKRHCFLPELLQTVRLALLPAIYLMENVAMEELITKQRKSKEIVEESIRCKLKILQNDGVVTSLCARPRKTGHSLFLLGGQTFMCDKLYLVDQKAKEIIPKADIPSPRKEFSACAIGCKVYITGGRGSENGVSKDVWVYDTLHEEWSKAAPMLVARFGHGSAELKHCLYVVGGHTAATGCLPASPSVSLKQVEQYDPVTNKWTMVAPLREGVSNAAVVSAKLKLFAFGGTSVSHDKLPKVQCYDQCENRWTVPATCPQPWRYTAAAVLGNQIFIMGGDTEFSACSAYKFNSEAYQWTKVGDVTAKRMSCHAVASGNKLYVVGGYFGIQRCKTLDCYDPTLDVWNSITTVPYSLIPTAFVSTWKHLPS